In Cryptococcus gattii WM276 chromosome A, complete sequence, one genomic interval encodes:
- a CDS encoding Sporulation-related protein, putative (Similar to TIGR gene model, INSD accession AAW41234.1), with amino-acid sequence MDAGTAHVMSWSEPTKGHVPPPLTGPSITISPLSAPHPPTIFLFGGKSVQTRRLTSEMWAMDLGTRIWERVDAGPGPSPRYFHSMDVWEDKLVCFGGMSDSEPMSVHNDIWFFDCISRKWIPQPSPSDDPSLGIDSAAQDQALIPSARYAHLSAVSRGKLVISGGQHSDNTWIYEINVYDLKRRVWISKTEQPQANGMYSKGAYRSIATSSKKRVQRPQQGGHLKSTTAHTYSVDEEGEGGDIWCYSNYDFAKVRRELDILSPESSEHVPSNKHEPPPEFTIRDESHRMRGSSQPPGLRFPTGGIVGNSFILCGLYLASVSGAFSIWALNLETMTWKHLEPSVLSNGSWNRALVWADKAKVLVFGNAQSDLASDYSRRAVNLDHIAVISLEAFGIYQPPNLVVPTKVQQAGLSMLDEKLASDFEVICDDGRRIKCSRKILSERWPWFAEQERELAGKVQGLISDAPVVDINDTLLGSFTPARLAPNNLTLSEPFPVCVALLQYFYTLSLTTPLQNRAPVLSALLFMSKQYKIERMNRLVVHALHERLNLSNAVGIYEIATLAGEQCLQVRALNIIHSAKSGSSRSHNRQNPGSAVPGEGGANDDSNPGHTHLGNPANGVPAGATRPGAIDAPVKRARADSMTIPEDMMSSSPQLNPLHDDDDKISALLAALDVSAKEINTLPRQRRVSHRDSDRSLISLQSAQSPISPPLPSIPQRSHMRLPALAPPPLSRLPSFPHTSDPAQPERSSFGRPSSPTNSDATSNYPQTPSESLQESWILPQHRDWSAFNGLGGGLMDSRSSSGSGMGLPALPEDDAFNPKSRGSLGSLGRMNRDAFIHPFSTQKKPSQAIVETAGPSQPSTPQNFDGLQQTRTDSTAMHHCAYDSSSMQMSPAPFISRTPSVSSHSPSVLTPPPSCSSKTTRHFSINTQSSGASNSVSPTSTACGEKIGEPLLRAQTVTSLMSSAFDCGSSISSGSTGTSSSKKVAKAEAKAIRQAEKAAKKAEAQAHFEALRAEQAKKMALLKAEAQRKAEIQAAKEQTPSEKDLKRDPKSKWGKLANGFKDAVLFPDGGAKSTMF; translated from the exons ATGGACGCCGGTACAGCCCATGTCATGAGCTGGAGTGAGCCCACAAAGGGCCACGTTCCACCGCCCCTCACC GGGCCATCCATCACCATCTCCCCTCTCTCCGCGCCGCATCCACCTACGATCTTTCTCTTCGGCGGCAAGTCAGTTCAGACAAGACGGCTCACATCCGAGATGTGGGCTATGGACCTTGGCACAAGAATATGGGAGCGCGTAGACGCCGGTCCTGGTCCCAGTCCTCGATATTTCCATTCAATGGACGTCTGGGAGGATAAGCTCGTGTGCTTTGGTGGAATGTCAGATTCTGAACCCATGTCGGTACACAATGACATCTGGTTCTTTGATTGTATCTCCAGAAAATGGATTCCTCAACCTTCGCCATCGGATGATCCTTCTCTCGGCATCGACTCGGCAGCGCAAGATCAGGCCCTTATCCCTTCAGCACGATACGCCCACCTTAGCGCAGTGTCCCGTGGCAAGCTTGTCATTTCTGGTGGTCAGCATTCGGACAATACTTGGATTTACGAAATCAATGTCTATGATTTGAAGAGACGGGTTTGGATTTCCAAGACTGAACAGCCTCAAGCCAATGGTATGTACTCCAAGGGAGCGTACAGAAGTATTGCAACCAGCTCCAAGAAGAGAGTCCAGAGACCGCAGCAGGGAGGACATTTGAAGTCGACTACTGCTCATACGTATTCGGTCGACGAGGAAGGCGAGGGTGGAG ATATCTGGTGCTACTCCAACTATGACTTTGCCAAAGTTCGACGTGAACTCGATATCCTCTCTCCCGAAAGCTCTGAACACGTCCCTTCCAATAAGCACGAGCCTCCTCCCGAATTCACCATTCGCGATGAATCTCACCGTATGCGTGGATCATCTCAACCCCCAGGTCTTCGTTTCCCTACCGGAGGTATCGTCGGCAATTCATTCATTCTCTGCGGTCTCTATCTCGCCTCCGTCTCTGGTGCCTTTTCCATCTGGGCACTCAACCTTGAAACTATGACATGGAAGCACCTCGAGCCTTCCGTGTTATCCAATGGAAGCTGGAACCGTGCGCTTGTATGGGCAGACAAGGCCAAAGTGCTGGTGTTTGGCAATGCACAATCTGACCTTGCGTCCGATTACAGCCGACGCGCCGTCAACCTCGATCATATCGCCGTCATATCTCTCGAAGCTTTCGGTATCTACCAACCTCCCAACCTCGTGGTACCTACCAAAGTCCAGCAAGCAGGTCTCTCAATGCTGGATGAAAAACTTGCATCTGATTTTGAGGTTATCTGCGATGATGGTCGACGTATTAAATGCTCTCGAAAGATTTTGAGTGAACGCTGGCCATGGTTTGCAGAGCAAGAACGGGAACTTGCGGGTAAAGTCCAAGGGTTAATTTCTGATGCCCCTGTTGTGGATATCAACGATACCCTTCTCGGCTCTTTCACCCCAGCTCGTCTCGCACCCAATAATCTCACGCTCTCTGAACCCTTCCCAGTCTGTGTCGCCCTCCTTCAATACTTTTACACGCTTTCTCTTACTACCCCACTTCAAAACCGTGCACCTGTGCTTTCAGCTTTGCTGTTCATGTCAAAACAGTACAAGATTGAAAGGATGAACAGGCTTGTAGTACATGCTTTGCATGAGAGGTTGAATCTTTCTAATGCAGTTGGTATCTATGAGATTGCGACACTTGCTGGGGAGCAGTGTTTGCAGGTGAGGGCATTGAATATAATTCAC TCTGCGAAGAGCGGCTCATCTCGAAGCCACAATAGGCAAAACCCAGGTTCGGCTGTTCCAGGTGAAGGCGGTGCCAACGACGACTCTAACCCTGGCCACACTCATCTTGGTAACCCTGCCAATGGCGTTCCAGCTGGCGCTACCCGTCCTGGAGCTATTGATGCCCCCGTCAAGCGAGCTCGTGCTGATTCAATGACTATCCCTGAGGACATGATGTCTTCGTCACCTCAACTGAATCCATTGCACGACGATGACGACAAGATCAGCGCCCTTCTTGCCGCTCTCGATGTATCTGCAAAGGAGATTAAcactcttcctcgtcaAAGAAGGGTTAGTCACCGAGACTCTGATCGGTCTTTGATTTCCTTGCAGTCTGCTCAAAGTCCTATATCCCCCCCTTTGCCGTCTATCCCTCAGCGTAGTCATATGCGTCTCCCAGCTCTCgcccctcctcctctttcccGTCTACCATCTTTTCCCCATACATCCGACCCTGCGCAGCCTGAACGATCTTCTTTCGGAAGGCCATCCAGTCCTACCAACTCGGATGCGACGAGCAACTATCCCCAAACGCCTTCCGAATCCCTTCAGGAATCTTGGATTCTCCCTCAGCATAGGGACTGGTCGGCGTTTAATGGGCTGGGCGGCGGTTTGATGGATAGCAGGTCAAGCTCGGGCTCAGGCATGGGTTTGCCCGCTTTGCCTGAGGATGATGCATTCAACCCCAAATCAAGAGGTAGTTTGGGAAGTTTGGGAAGGATGAATAGGGATGCGTTTATTCATCCTTTCTCGACGCAAAAGAAGCCTAGTCAAGCAATTGTGGAAACGGCTGGTCCGTCTCAACCTTCTACTCCCCAAAATTTTGACGGCTTGCAACAAACCCGCACCGATTCCACTGCAATGCACCACTGCGCGTACGACTCTTCCTCGATGCAAATGTCCCCTGCACCTTTCATCTCCCGTACACCATCCGTCTCTTCCCATTCTCCTTCCGTCCTTACTCCTCCACCTTCTTGTTCATCCAAAACTACCCGACATTTTTCAATCAACACCCAGTCGTCTGGTGCAAGTAACTCGGTTTCACCCACAAGCACAGCGTGCGGCGAGAAGATTGGTGAGCCGCTTTTGAGAGCGCAGACAGTGACCAGTCTGATGAGCAGCGCATTTGATTGTGGGAGCAGTATAAGCTCTGGATCCACGGGGACGAGTAGTAGTAAGAAAGTTGCTAAAGCGGAGGCTAAAGC TATCCGCCAAGCCGAGAAAGCAGCTAAAAAAGCCGAAGCGCAAGCCCACTTTGAAGCCCTTCGGGCAGAGCAAGCCAAGAAGATGGCTCTTCTCAAAGCTGAGGCGCAGCGCAAGGCAGAGATACAGGCGGCCAAAGAGCAGACGCCGAGCGAGAAGGATTTGAAAAGGGATCCAAAGAGCAAATGGGGCAAGTTGGCGAATGGGTTCAAGGATGCCGTCCTGTTCCCTGATGGAGGCGCGAAAAGCACCATGTTTTAA
- a CDS encoding Hypothetical protein (Similar to TIGR gene model, INSD accession AAW41235.1; CNA07380): MIFAQFHSLLLLFLTSHLVLTTTAFAHTDHLSNSTPHQENPIDTLWASTNTAVPIVTREQHIPQLNVLSVQLPRKPQQLPNPIPAHTETIHLPTPQQSQGVSPFIHPLSIILIICAVLGFISTFTTSPFSFQMSSSSSSKPSGSSSSPSNTKPSSSSSSSPSTPKPTSPQPVPTISANAWMSFFLFCCLVLIILQGPLGLTGGGALSGVAQSAQRPNFGGEWWTGWGGLGSGLGLGGAPGCVGVVAGLVPWCQPQVHQSPPQLARTWPLPQVQIQQIVQNPPPLPPPHYPPPRQRIVSYRPAAGAGSQMGGQGGFPTPEGGGGWSWYVNGPSPAFPGVVRQYTYPRGRKFTSPFIVIYYQRSVHKNTIQGSSDQSNINVQAFSYKSRPVLNNQLTLTHVFPTNRIPTIITPNLLNTDVPSINHGFASPLLLMPNHTRPAGLDRCMNPLVLMHIGI; the protein is encoded by the exons ATGATCTTTGCTCAATTCCACTCACTATTACTATTATTTCTAACATCCCATCTCGTACTGACCACAACCGCCTTTGCTCATACCGATCATCTCAGCAACTCGACACCTCATCAGGAAAATCCAATCGATACCCTTTGGGCCTCTACAAACACTGCTGTACCTATCGTAACTCGAGAGCAGCACATCCCGCAGCTGAACGTCTTATCTGTGCAGCTTCCTCGAAAGCCGCAGCAACTTCCCAATCCTATTCCCGCCCATACCGAAACCATTCATCTACCAACTCCACAACAGTCTCAGGGTGTATCGCCTTTTATTCACCCGCTCTCAATCATCCTCATAATCTGCGCCGTTCTAGGCTTCATATCGACCTTTACGAcctctcctttttctttccaaatgtcctcctcatcctcttccaaaCCTTCGGgctcatcctcttctccttctaATACCAAACCCTCAAGctcgtcctcgtcctcccCTTCGACCCCGAAACCCACTTCCCCTCAGCCTGTACCCACCATCTCCGCCAACGCATGGATGTcattcttcctcttttGCTGCCTCGTGCTCATTATCCTTCAAGGTCCACTTGGGCTTACGGGAGGAGGGGCCCTTTCCGGTGTAGCTCAATCGGCCCAACGGCCAAATTTCGGCGGTGAATGGTGGACGGGCTGGGGCGGGCTAGGCTCGGGCTTAGGATTGGGGGGCGCACCAGGGTGTGTCGGGGTGGTAGCTGGGTTGGTACCGTGGTGCCAACCTCAAGTCCACCAATCTCCGCCACAACTTGCTCGAACCTGGCCCTTGCCCCAAGTCCAAATCCAGCAGATTGTCCAGaatcctcctcctcttcctcctcctcattACCCTCCACCCCGGCAGAGAATAGTTAGTTACCGGCCAGCTGCCGGGGCAGGCTCGCAAATGGGAGGCCAAGGTGGTTTCCCAACACCTgaaggaggtggtggaTGGAGTTGGTATGTTAATGGACCTTCACCTGCTTTCCCTGGTGTGGTGCGGCAGTATACTTATCCACGAGGTCGTAAGTTTACCTCCCCTTTTATTGTGATATACTATCAACGCAGTGTCCACAAGAATACCATCCAGGGCAGCAGCGATCAGTCCAATATCAACGTCCAGGCCTTCAGCTACAAGTCACGACCGGTCCTCAACAACCAG CTTACACTCACACACGTGTTTCCAACCAACCGTATACCTACAATAATTACCCCCAACCTTCTCAATACCGATGTACCATCTATCAACCATGGTTTTGCGTCCCCACTTTTGCTTATGCCCAATCATACCCGACCGGCGGGGTTGGATCGGTGTATGAACCCCCTCGTGCTTATGCATATCGGTATCTAA
- a CDS encoding Methylenetetrahydrofolate reductase (NADPH), putative (Similar to TIGR gene model, INSD accession AAW41236.1) codes for MPHLTSLIATHNGPFHNYEFFPPLTDPGFVNLLDRIRRLTSPPFQAPLAVSVTWGAGGSTAERSLELAQQIVGMGVEVILHLTCTNMPKDKVDSALQRCKDLGISNILALRGDPPREEEYAINPTSTPDFFKHADDLVRYIRQKHGDYFCIGVAGYPNPHPDSESEEEDFKWFKAKCDAGADFIVTQLFYDVDVFSEWVKTCRAKGIDQPIIPGIMPIQNYASFRRLVNLTKCPVPDSITSDLQPISSDDAAVKRYGAELATKMVNQIIESGLVPGVHFCTLNLEKSVRTILDNLGWSATSKTSASDGVVKNKLIQDDSQVVNGIQINGKAGKTQNPAEDLSISPSEANQLAQLGLISTTLPPAPKTGLSAQGATGEDSWDEFPNGRFTDVRSPAYGEIDGWGSGLKITAAQALKEWGVPVSTSDLSALFIAYLHSDPNHLTTPFCDLPLSPESHMILPHLLALNSAKVQHWTVGSQPAVDAAKSEDGVVGWGPRGGYVFQKAFVEFFVTEDEVNRLTKKVGEEGKGLITMYAANRKGAFRTNTDKDSVNAVTWGVFPGQEIAQSTIIEETSFLAWKEEAFDIWTEWSLLYPRNTPSRKLLEGIANEWWLVSLIHHDYKDQDALWRFLLEDLQ; via the exons ATGCCCCATCTCACATCCCTCATAGCCACGCACAATGGCCCATTTCACAATTACGAGTTCTTCCCACCACTCACAGACCCCGGTTTTGTGAACCTCCTCGACCGTATCCGCCGACTGACTTCTCCACCCTTCCAAGCTCCCCTTGCAGTCTCCGTGACATGGGGCGCTGGCGGTTCAACAGCCGAGAGGAGTCTCGAGCTTGCACAGCAGATTGTGGGTATGGGTGTGGAGGTCATCTTGCATCTCACTTGCACCAACATGCCCAAGGACAAGGTCGACTCGGCTCTCCAA AGATGTAAAGACCTCGGAATCTCCAACATTCTTGCTCTTCGAGGCGATCCCCCCAGAGAAGAGGAATACGCAATCAACCCTACTTCCACTCCCGATTTCTTCAAGCACGCCGATGATCTTGTCCGCTACATCCGTCAGAAGCACGGCGACTACTTCTGCATCGGCGTTGCTGGCTACCCTAATCCGCACCCCGACTCAGAGtcagaggaggaggattTCAAGTGGTTTAAGGCAAAGTGCGACGCCGGTGCTGACTTTATCGTCACGCAACTGTTCTACGATGTCGACGTGTTTTCGGAGTGGGTCAAGACTTGCCGTGCCAAGG GAATCGACCAACCCATAATCCCCGGAATCATGCCCATCCAAAACTATGCGTCTTTCCGACGACTAGTGAACCTCACCAAATGCCCCGTCCCCGACAGCATTACCTCTGATCTCCAACCCATTTCCTCTGACGATGCCGCTGTCAAGCGCTACGGTGCCGAACTCGCCACCAAGATGGTCAATCAAATCATTGAATCTGGCCTTGTTCCTGGTGTCCACTTTTGTACACTCAACTTGGAGAAGAGTGTGAGGACAATTTTGGACAATCTTGGTTGGTCAGCGACCAGCAAGACGAGCGCGAGTGACGGTGTGGTGAAAAATAAACTCATCCAGGATGATAGCCAGGTGGTAAATGGTATCCAAATCAACGGCAAGGCTGGCAAAACTCAAAATCCCGCAGAGGacctctccatctctccctcGGAAGCAAACCAGCTTGCGCAACTGGGTCTCATCTCCACTACCCTCCCCCCTGCACCAAAGACCGGTCTCAGTGCTCAGGGAGCTACCGGCGAAGATAGCTGGGACGAATTCCCCAACGGTCGATTCACCGACGTCCGATCACCCGCATACGGTGAGATTGACGGTTGGGGTAGCGGTCTCAAGATCACCGCTGCCCAAGCGCTCAAAGAATGGGGTGTACCCGTTTCCACCTCTGATCTCTCGGCCCTGTTCATAGCTTACCTCCACTCAGACCCGAATCATCTCACAACCCCGTTTTGTGAcctccctctctcccctGAATCACACATGATCCTCCCTCACCTACTTGCGCTTAACTCTGCCAAGGTCCAGCACTGGACGGTCGGCTCTCAGCCGGCCGTAGATGCTGCGAAGAGTGAAGATGGGGTTGTGGGTTGGGGTCCGAGAGGAGGCTATGTGTTCCAAAAGGCATTTGTAGAGTTCTTCGTGACGGAAGATGAAGTAAACAGGTTGACGAAAAAAGTGGGGGAGGAGGGTAAGGGGCTTATCACCATGTACGCGGCGAACAGAAAA GGCGCCTTCAGGACCAATACTGACAAGGATTCGGTCAATGCTGTCACGTGGGGTGTGTTCCCCGGCCAAGAGATTGCCCAATCCACCATCATTGAGGAAACTTCATTCCTCGCTTGGAAG GAGGAAGCATTCGATATCTGGACTGAATGGTCTCTCCTCTACCCCCGCAACACACCTTCACGCAAGCTCCTTGAGGGCATCGCTAATGAATGGTGGCTCGTCAGCTTGATTCACCATGATTATAAAGATCAAGATGCCTTGTGGAGATTCTTGTTGGAGGATCTCCAGTAA
- a CDS encoding Hypothetical protein (Similar to SGTC gene model, INSD accession EAL22954.1; CNBA7220) — METNLAATTAARKERLIALRKRKEAVDAGTSDGQIHFALKQRNYDPETRGFRKRETGEEGEDTVEKAVEGLAEQIIKEDEEKRNEELDLFNIQPKRANWDLKRDMNNRMGKLERKTNEAIATIFRQRLQAMRKNEDPNAQVDLVAGIAAAEHERDERAISEDSD; from the exons ATGGAGACAAACCTCGCAGCCACAACAGCAGCTCGGAAGGAGCGGCTCATAGCCCTTAGGAAACGTAAAGAAGCGGTCGACGCTGGGACGAGCGATGGCCA AATACACTTTGCCCTTAAACAAAGGAATTACGACCCTGAAACACGTGGGTTCCGTAAGCGTGAGActggtgaagaaggggaggatACCGTCGAAAAGGCTGTTGAAGGATTGGCAGAGCAGATCATcaaggaggacgaggagaaGCGAAATGAAGAGCTT GATCTGTTCAACATTCAACCGAAACGTGCAAATTGGGATCTCAAACGAGATATGAACAACCGCATGGGCAAGCTGGAACGCAAAACGAATGAGGCGATTGCTACCATCTTCC GGCAACGATTACAAGCAATGCGGAAGAATGAGGATCCGAATGCTCAAGTGGATTTGGTAGCTGGTATCGCGGCAGCGGAGCATGAGCGGGATGAACGGGCGATATCAGAGGACAGTGATTAG
- a CDS encoding Cytoplasm protein, putative (Similar to TIGR gene model, INSD accession AAW41237.1), whose translation MPVPVDDPTTTLEPTEGIEKPAKPAVKSRKRFVGSSKAATSRPVVRRVANQVPDDILHDKELNAAIAALPGNYNFEIHKTIYHIRRDNVQSVALQMPEGLMMYGCAIADIIERFTGALPMMLADVTYGACCIDDYTAKEMGAEMIVHYGHSCLIPVSQTTLKTLYVFVEIGIDTPHLSLSVRRNFPSSRSAFQRLILGAGEAAPGGKVPITLESTDESAQSNPDLSENDLPTRLALVSTIQFVAATQALRADLETAMLPLEKEEVEQEEEGMVAKVRRGDIGVWRGKYEVTVPQAKPLSPGEVLGCTAPKLNDVDALIYVGDGRFHLEAIMIANPTVPAFRYDPYSKKFTREVYDHTEMRGLRGDAVKAARKNLDDQGSGSWAVLLGTLGRQGSLAVLKSIQNSLPADSIPPLLLLLSELSPAKLALLPNSQISTFIQTSCPRLSIDWGYAFSRPLLSPYEASVAVGRVKGWGGLSLENGKEGGKLEGEGDYPMDFYADNSLGDWTPRHNPPRPRPARVRP comes from the exons ATGCCTGTCCCAGTAGACGACCCTACAACAACACTGGAGCCGACGGAAGGTATCGAAAAGCCTGCAAAGCCCGCTGTCAAGTCACGCAAGCGTTTCGTCGGTAGCTCCAAAGCTGCGACATCTAGACCGGTGGTCAGGCGAGTTGCTAATCAAGTGCCGGATGATATATTGCATGACAAGGAATTGAACGCTGCTATTGCTG CTTTGCCTGGAAACTATAACTTTGAGATTCATAAGACTATCTACCATATCCGAAGAGACAATGTACAAAGCGTAGCACTGCAAATGCCTGAGGGTCTGATGATGTATGGGTGTGCTATCGCAGATATAATTGAAAG ATTTACTGGTGCATTACCAATGATGCTGGCTGATGTGACCTATGGAGCATGTT GTATTGACGATTATACGGCAAAGGAAATGGGTGCAGAAATGATTGTTCACTACGGCCATTCATGTCTCA TCCCTGTATCCCAGACGACTCTCAAGACTCTCTATGTCTTTGTTGAAATTGGCATTGACACCCCTCATCTCTCCCTTTCTGTCCGACGCAACTTCCCTTCCTCTCGATCAGCATTCCAGCGCCTCATTTTAGGAGCTGGCGAAGCTGCTCCCGGTGGCAAAGTTCCCATCACGCTTGAATCCACCGATGAATCGGCCCAGTCGAACCCGGATCTTTCAGAGAACGATCTCCCCACCCGCCTTGCTCTAGTTTCTACCATTCAGTTTGTAGCCGCCACTCAGGCTCTCCGTGCTGATTTGGAGACGGCCATGCTCCCTttggagaaagaggaagttgagcaggaagaagaagggatggtTGCTAAAGTAAGGAGAGGTGATATTGGAGTGTGGAGGGGTAAGTATGAGGTGACCGTGCCTCAGGCGAAGCCATTGAGTCCTGGAGAGGTTTTGGGGTGTACAGCACCGAAGTTAAATGATGTCGATGCGCTGAT ATACGTCGGTGACGGTCGATTCCATCTCGAAGCAATAATGATCGCCAACCCCACCGTCCCCGCTTTCCGGTATGACCCTTATTCCAAGAAATTCACTCGAGAAGTGTACGACCACACGGAAATGCGCGGTTTGCGAGGGGATGCTGTCAAGGCTGCTAGGAAGAACCTGGATGACCAAGGTTCAGGTAGTTGGGCCGTCTTACTCGGTACTCTGGGCCGACAAGGTAGTCTTGCCGTCTTGAAATCCATCCAAAACTCTCTTCCTGCCGATTCCATACCGCCacttctcctccttctctccgAATTGTCTCCTGCCAAACTCGCCCTCTTACCGAATTCTCAAATATCGACATTTATTCAAACATCATGCCCGCGTCTATCCATCGATTGGGGATATGCTTTCTCTCGACCGCTACTAAGTCCGTACGAGGCAAGTGTCGCCGTTGGGCGGGTCAAAGGCTGGGGTGGATTAAGTTTGGAAAAtggaaaggaaggaggtAAGCTGGAAGGCGAAGGAGATTATCCGATGGACTTCTATGCGGATAATTCCTTGGGTGATTGGACTCCGAGACATAATCCACCAAGGCCAAGGCCTGCCAGGGTCAGGCCATAA
- a CDS encoding uncharacterized protein (Similar to TIGR gene model, INSD accession AAW41238.1) yields MPPKKSSSRRVSAIATPKVSKDGSAAQKNTPTSTRSGRTIKKPDTTSPYFYKSTAKRGKEKLAQDESEEVDPHEPTGLTSEEENSSDDDESSEDEFGLSEDDKDGAGVEDSESEAESMDSDLLDENDDFKSGRGKKRGSSARNAKPPSKRAKLSANATGQASSSGKKKEQKNKVGDHDYIEGYDDEEDNMTDTDLEDGQEIAGRIYPAPKTGQVPPGQISRNTLNFLKNLQIPERNDRDWFKSHEPTVLQEWKAFVGIMQQQLSDVDDEVPVLPPGDVIHRIYRDIRFSSDKTPYKKGLSFTTSRSGRKGTFGSYHLYISPNGRSLLAGGIWMPDKNQTASIRHQTLTEEGRTRFRQVIEEKEFVRWFGEAKEKKGERRNVFGHDDALKVAPKGVDKEHRDIDLLKLRTVAVVHYFTDDEVVDPDFQDKVKEGARVMLPFIRMLNDFVSLPPDNDE; encoded by the exons ATGCCCCCAAAAAAATCATCCTCTAGGAGAGTTTCAGCCATAGCTACGCCAAAAGTCAGCAAAGACGGATCTGCAGCGCAGAAAAATACGCCAACTTCAACACGCTCTGGACGAACGATTAAGAAACCAGACACTACTTCACCATATTTCTACAAATCTACTGCcaaaagaggaaaggaaaagtTGGCCCAGGATGAGAGTGAAGAAGTTGATCCCCATGAGCCTACAGGGTTAACCTCTGAAGAGGAAAATTCATCTGACGATGATGAAAGTTCAGAGGATGAATTTGGGCTGTCAGAGGATGACAAAGATGGAGCCGGCGTAGAAGATTCCGAGTCAGAAGCAGAATCGATGGATAGTGACCTTTTAGATGAGAATGACGATTTCAAATCTGGCagaggaaaaaagagggGATCTTCTGCAAGGAACGCCAAACCTCCATCTAAAAGAGCCAAACTATCTGCAAACGCCACCGGCCAGGCTTCCTCGTCCgggaagaaaaaagaacaaaagAATAAGGTCGGGGATCATGATTATATTGAAGGAtacgatgatgaggaagataACATGACGGACACAGATTTGGAAGATGGGCAAGAAATTGCTGGGAGGATATATCCTGCTCCTAAGACTGGACAAG TTCCCCCCGGTCAAATATCACGAAATACGCTCAACTTTCTTAAAAACCTTCAAATACCAGAGCGTAATGATCGCGACTGGTTTAAATCCCACGAGCC AACCGTACTGCAGGAATGGAAGGCTTTTGTCGGCATAATGCAACAACAATTGAGTGATGTTGACGATGAAGTTCCTGTCCTCCCTCCTGGTGATGTCATT CATCGTATCTATCGCGACATACGTTTCTCATCTGACAAGACACCTTACAAAAAGGGTTTATCCTTTACCACTTCCCGCAGTGGTCGGAAAGGAACTTTTGGATCTTACCATCTCTACATCTCTCCCAACGGCCGTTCACTGCTCGCTGGAGGTATTTGGATGCCAGATAAGAACCAGACTGCTTCCATCCGTCATCAGACTTTGACCGAAGAGGGCCGCACGAGATTCAGGCAGGTCATCGAGGAGAAGGAGTTTGTACGATGGTTCGGTGAGGcaaaggagaaaaagggGGAAAGGAGGAATGTGTTTGGACATGATGATGCATTGAAGGTGGCGCCAAAGGGTGTGGATAAAGAACATAGGGATATTGATTTGTTGAAATTAAGAACCGTGGCTGTTGTTCATTA CTTTACAGATGATGAAGTGGTGGACCCAGACTTTCAGGACAAGGTCAAAGAAGGGGCAAGAGTAATGCTGCCCTTCATACGGAT GCTGAATGACTTCGTATCTTTACCTCCGGATAATGACGAATAA